One genomic segment of Natrialbaceae archaeon AArc-T1-2 includes these proteins:
- a CDS encoding [LysW]-lysine hydrolase, with product MNASTSDPTNVSLEAARELLVDLVSTPSPSGEEREAAKRLVDFFEAHDREARIDGIGNVRAPADDAVLLTSHIDTVPGDIPVEVEESGDDEILWGRGSVDATGPLAAMAVAAVRTGVSFVGVVGEEVDSRGARYLVENREEPAAVVNGEPSGVNGITLGYRGLLAGTYVATSESGHTSRPDPNAIQHAIRWWTAVEETFEADEYDPIFEQVTTKPVEIDGGTSTDGLSVETTMDVQLRVPPELDTDAVRETAEAELEVGTVTWKDAVEPVMTSPRTEVARAFRVAIREVGDEPRLLRKTGTSDMNVYAGAWDCPMVTYGPGNSELDHAPDERLSLSAYDRSIAVLEHVSKTLQE from the coding sequence ATGAACGCGAGCACGAGCGACCCGACGAACGTCTCACTCGAGGCGGCCCGGGAGCTCCTCGTCGATCTCGTCTCGACCCCCTCGCCCTCCGGCGAGGAACGCGAGGCGGCGAAACGGCTCGTCGACTTCTTCGAGGCCCACGACCGGGAGGCCAGGATCGACGGGATCGGCAACGTCCGTGCGCCAGCCGACGATGCCGTTCTCCTCACCTCGCACATCGACACCGTGCCGGGTGACATCCCGGTCGAGGTCGAGGAAAGCGGCGACGACGAGATCCTCTGGGGTCGTGGCAGCGTCGACGCGACGGGGCCACTCGCCGCGATGGCGGTCGCCGCCGTCCGCACGGGGGTCTCGTTCGTCGGCGTCGTCGGCGAGGAGGTCGACTCCCGTGGCGCACGCTACCTGGTCGAGAACCGCGAGGAGCCTGCGGCCGTCGTCAACGGGGAGCCCTCCGGCGTCAACGGCATCACGCTCGGCTATCGCGGACTGCTCGCCGGAACCTACGTCGCGACCAGCGAGTCCGGGCACACCTCCCGTCCCGACCCGAACGCGATCCAGCACGCGATCCGGTGGTGGACCGCCGTCGAGGAGACCTTCGAGGCCGACGAGTACGACCCCATCTTCGAGCAGGTGACGACCAAGCCGGTCGAGATCGACGGCGGCACCAGCACGGACGGCCTCTCCGTTGAGACGACGATGGACGTCCAGTTGCGGGTCCCGCCCGAACTCGACACTGATGCGGTCCGCGAGACCGCCGAAGCCGAACTCGAGGTCGGCACCGTGACCTGGAAAGACGCCGTCGAGCCGGTGATGACGAGTCCACGCACCGAGGTCGCACGGGCGTTCCGGGTCGCCATCCGCGAGGTCGGCGACGAACCGCGTCTGCTCCGAAAGACCGGCACCAGCGACATGAACGTCTACGCCGGCGCGTGGGACTGTCCGATGGTCACCTACGGCCCGGGCAACTCAGAGCTCGATCACGCACCCGACGAACGCCTGTCGCTGTCGGCGTACGACCGCTCGATCGCCGTCCTCGAGCACGTTTCGAAGACGCTTCAGGAGTAA